From the genome of Pseudomonas sp. Teo4, one region includes:
- the cycA gene encoding D-serine/D-alanine/glycine transporter: MNNLPHGHRPPDGEAHELKRNLSNRHIQLIAIGGAIGTGLFMGSGKTISLAGPSIIFVYMIIGFMLFFVMRAMGELLLSNLKYKSFIDFSADLLGPWAGFFTGWTYWFCWIVTGIADVIAISAYSQFWFPDIPLWMPALACVGLLLTLNLMTVKMFGEMEFWFAMIKIVAICALVCTGLYMVAAAYQSPAGQVASLANLWNDGGMFPHGAMGFFAGFQIAVFAFVGIELVGTTAAETKNPERNLPRAINSIPVRIIVFYVLALVAIMAVTPWREVVANKSPFVELFVLAGLPAAAGVINFVVLTSAMSSANSGVFSTSRMLYGLAMDGDAPGKFGALSSRAVPSNGLIFSCVCLTGGALVIYLVPNMLDAFTLITTVSALLFMFVWSIILLSYLAYRKQRDQLHRASKYKMPGGTVMCWACLAFFAFLLGLLALEADTRTALYLVPVWFAVLGLAYRSIRQKKQETVQLSFDAD, from the coding sequence ATGAATAACTTGCCCCATGGTCACCGTCCGCCTGATGGTGAAGCGCACGAACTCAAACGCAACCTGTCCAACCGCCATATTCAGTTGATCGCCATCGGTGGCGCCATCGGAACCGGCCTGTTCATGGGCTCTGGCAAGACCATCAGCCTGGCGGGTCCTTCGATCATCTTCGTCTACATGATCATCGGCTTCATGCTGTTCTTCGTCATGCGGGCCATGGGCGAATTATTGCTGTCCAACTTGAAGTACAAATCGTTCATCGATTTTTCCGCCGACCTGCTGGGGCCATGGGCCGGCTTCTTTACCGGCTGGACTTACTGGTTCTGCTGGATTGTCACCGGTATTGCCGACGTTATTGCCATTTCCGCCTATTCGCAGTTCTGGTTCCCGGACATTCCTCTATGGATGCCGGCGTTGGCGTGCGTTGGCCTGTTGCTCACGCTCAACCTGATGACGGTCAAGATGTTCGGTGAAATGGAGTTCTGGTTCGCCATGATCAAGATCGTCGCCATTTGCGCCCTGGTCTGCACTGGGTTGTACATGGTGGCTGCGGCCTATCAGTCGCCGGCAGGGCAGGTGGCGTCGCTGGCCAACCTGTGGAATGACGGCGGGATGTTCCCCCACGGCGCCATGGGGTTCTTCGCCGGCTTCCAGATTGCAGTGTTCGCCTTCGTCGGCATCGAACTGGTGGGCACCACTGCCGCCGAAACCAAGAACCCTGAACGTAACCTGCCACGGGCGATCAACTCGATTCCGGTGCGCATCATCGTCTTCTACGTGCTCGCGCTGGTCGCCATCATGGCCGTTACACCCTGGCGCGAGGTCGTGGCCAACAAGAGCCCCTTCGTCGAACTGTTCGTCCTGGCCGGCCTGCCAGCAGCGGCAGGGGTCATCAACTTCGTGGTGCTCACTTCGGCCATGTCGTCGGCCAACAGCGGCGTGTTTTCGACCAGCCGCATGCTCTACGGTCTGGCGATGGATGGCGATGCACCGGGCAAGTTCGGCGCGCTGTCCAGCCGTGCCGTGCCGTCCAATGGCCTGATCTTTTCCTGTGTGTGCCTGACGGGTGGGGCGCTGGTCATCTACCTGGTGCCAAACATGCTCGATGCCTTCACCCTGATCACCACGGTATCGGCACTGCTGTTCATGTTCGTCTGGTCGATCATCCTGCTGTCGTACCTGGCGTACCGCAAGCAGCGTGATCAACTGCATCGTGCGTCGAAGTACAAGATGCCGGGCGGTACGGTCATGTGCTGGGCATGCCTGGCGTTCTTCGCCTTCCTTCTGGGGTTGCTGGCCCTGGAAGCCGACACCCGCACTGCGCTGTACCTGGTGCCGGTCTGGTTTGCGGTGTTGGGCCTGGCCTACCGTTCGATCCGTCAGAAGAAACAGGAGACCGTGCAGTTGTCGTTCGACGCCGATTGA
- a CDS encoding sigma-54-dependent transcriptional regulator, protein MRIHVTFVDRVGITQEILALLGARNLNLDAVEMIPPNVYIDAPTLSPVVLDELYAALLRVVGVQEVALVDFLPGHRRRLQLEALLAAMSDPVLAVDPSGHVLLANPTLVSLVGREPAGEPLSRLFAEPDLAQTLLDKGFRLPMCEVSFQEQSLLLEATPISGGADGLVGGLLTLYPPSRIGERLASLLHDNAEGLGALLGESAVLKAFKARLHKVASLEAPLLIQGETGTGKELVARACHGLSARRDASFLALNCAALPESLAESELFGYAAGAFTGAQRGGKPGLLELADGGTVFLDEVGEMSPYLQAKLLRFLNDGSFRRVGGGSEVRVNVRVVCATHRNLENMVIDGSFREDLYYRLNVLNLKVPPLRERGKDILLLAEHFLRQACAQIQRSPCRLALATHPLLLGNRWSGNVRQLQNVIFRAAAISEGEVIDCDDLELAGTALNSQQPDGLEIVSLEAAVQAFEKSLLEKLYESYPSTRQLAVRLQTSHTAIGQRLRKYGIASRVS, encoded by the coding sequence ATGAGAATCCACGTCACCTTTGTCGACCGTGTCGGCATCACTCAGGAAATCCTGGCGCTGCTTGGGGCGCGCAACCTCAACCTGGACGCGGTGGAAATGATTCCGCCGAACGTCTACATCGATGCTCCGACGCTGTCTCCAGTGGTGCTGGATGAGCTCTACGCAGCGCTGCTGCGGGTGGTGGGTGTGCAGGAGGTGGCACTGGTCGACTTCCTGCCCGGCCACCGCCGACGCCTGCAGTTGGAGGCCTTGCTGGCGGCGATGAGCGACCCGGTGCTGGCGGTGGACCCCAGCGGCCATGTGCTGCTGGCCAATCCGACCCTGGTCAGCCTGGTAGGGCGCGAGCCTGCGGGTGAGCCGTTGTCGCGGTTGTTTGCCGAGCCGGACCTGGCACAGACCCTGCTCGACAAAGGCTTTCGCCTGCCCATGTGTGAGGTGAGCTTCCAGGAGCAGTCGTTGCTGCTGGAGGCTACGCCCATCAGCGGTGGCGCCGATGGCCTGGTGGGCGGCTTGCTGACCTTGTACCCGCCCAGCCGCATCGGCGAGCGCCTGGCCTCGCTGCTGCATGACAATGCCGAAGGGCTAGGGGCATTGCTGGGCGAGTCGGCGGTTCTCAAGGCGTTCAAGGCACGCCTGCACAAGGTGGCGAGCCTGGAGGCGCCGCTGCTGATCCAGGGCGAGACTGGCACCGGCAAGGAGCTGGTGGCCCGCGCCTGCCATGGGCTCAGTGCCCGGCGCGATGCTTCGTTCCTGGCGCTGAACTGCGCGGCGTTACCCGAGAGCCTGGCCGAGAGCGAGCTGTTCGGCTACGCCGCTGGCGCCTTTACCGGCGCCCAGCGCGGCGGCAAGCCGGGGCTGCTGGAATTGGCCGATGGCGGTACGGTGTTTCTCGATGAAGTGGGCGAGATGTCGCCTTACCTGCAGGCCAAGCTGCTGCGCTTTCTCAATGACGGCAGTTTCCGCCGGGTCGGCGGCGGCAGCGAGGTGCGGGTGAATGTGCGGGTGGTCTGCGCCACCCACCGCAACCTGGAAAACATGGTGATCGACGGCAGCTTCCGCGAAGACCTTTACTACCGCCTCAACGTGTTGAACCTGAAGGTGCCACCGCTGCGCGAGCGCGGCAAGGACATTCTGCTGCTGGCCGAGCACTTCCTGCGCCAGGCCTGTGCCCAGATACAGCGCTCGCCGTGCCGGCTGGCGCTGGCCACCCATCCGCTGCTGCTGGGCAATCGCTGGTCGGGCAACGTGCGCCAGTTGCAGAACGTGATCTTCCGCGCCGCAGCCATCAGTGAAGGGGAGGTGATCGACTGCGACGACCTGGAGTTGGCCGGCACGGCGTTGAACAGCCAGCAACCCGACGGGCTGGAAATCGTCAGCCTCGAAGCGGCCGTGCAGGCGTTCGAAAAATCCCTGCTGGAAAAACTGTACGAGAGCTACCCCTCGACCCGGCAGCTGGCCGTGCGTCTGCAGACGTCCCACACGGCTATCGGCCAGCGTCTGCGCAAGTACGGCATCGCCAGTCGAGTCTCGTAG
- the gcvH gene encoding glycine cleavage system protein GcvH: protein MSTLRFTPEHEWLRLEASGELTVGITSYAQEALGDVVFVQLPEPGEYGEGNEVAVLESVKAASNITMPLNGTVVAVNQALADDPELVNASPMQDGWFFRIQVSNPADLDTLMDQDGYDRFLADNA from the coding sequence ATGAGCACTCTGCGTTTTACTCCCGAACACGAATGGCTGCGTCTGGAAGCGAGTGGCGAGCTGACCGTTGGTATCACCAGCTATGCCCAGGAAGCCCTGGGTGATGTGGTGTTCGTGCAGCTGCCGGAGCCGGGCGAGTACGGGGAGGGCAATGAGGTCGCAGTGCTCGAATCGGTCAAGGCCGCCAGCAACATCACCATGCCTTTGAACGGCACCGTGGTGGCCGTCAATCAGGCCCTGGCCGACGACCCTGAACTGGTCAACGCTTCGCCCATGCAGGACGGCTGGTTCTTCCGAATTCAGGTGAGCAACCCCGCCGATCTCGACACGCTGATGGACCAGGACGGCTACGACCGCTTCCTGGCCGACAACGCCTGA